Below is a genomic region from Salmo salar chromosome ssa11, Ssal_v3.1, whole genome shotgun sequence.
AGGAGGGGACCTGGAAGGCATGCAGTCACCTCCCTGGTAAACAGCCTGTTATAATGGCAGTGGCGTAAAgtattaagtagtactttaaagtatttttacttaagttgtttttttgggggggtatctgtactttagtatttctattttttacacttttacttcactacattcataaaataaataatgtatttttttacattttccttgacacccaaaagcacaaatgcacacacttatcaagagaacatccctggtcatccatactgcctctgatctggcggactcactaaacatgcATGCTTCGCTTGCAAATGATGtcaatgttggagtgtgcccctggctttccgtATATTTAAAAAACGATGCcatttggtttgcttaataaggaatttgaaatgatttatacttttgatacttaagtatattttagcaattacatgtacttttgatacttaagtatatttaaaaccaagtagtattttactgggtgacttttacttgagtcattttctaataaggtatctttacttttactcaagtatgacggttgagtacttttcccaccactgtatAATTGAGCAGAGCTGAGCATGCACCCCGACTTCATCAAACAAACAGTCTACTGCTCCATATCCATAACACAAGATCCCTAACAGTATTCCCTTATTGCCCTAAGGCTGTAGCCTACTTCCTTCATGATTAATGTTAATAAAACTCGGGGAAAAAGACGACAAGTTCATCTCTCTGGGTTAATAAATGGGTCTTCAATTAGTCATTTAGCTACagaaacctgtggtttgaatgaaTTACAACTACTAAGTGTGTTGTAAATATTTTAAATGAATGAAATGGTCTATTAGCCATTTACGCCATTCGAGTAGATGATAGACTCAATCTTATTTCAAGCTATATGAGCACCTGCAAAGGGAGAATCTAGCCTACAGTAATTCAGAGAATATGCACTGCACAGCTACATAGTAAAGAATCTCGGTGTGTGCGTGACTGTCACGAAGCTCCGGGGTAATGGCCACTGTTTGAATGGAGCTTAAGCTGTGACTTGTGACACCTGGATCCACAGAGAGTTCTTTCAAATCTAGGGTTCCCACTAGGATTACAGCAGGCCACTGCTGCAGCCCTCCTTTGAGTCCCCTCACACAGAGGGACTGCATGGCATCCAAACCACACATGCAGTAATCCACTCAAAGCCACGGCTGAGCCAACTGCCCTGGCATCCTCCAATCAAAGCCCTCAGTCTGGAGAAAGCCCAGCCGCAGTAATATCAAAGACGGCTCAAGGACAACCCCAGCTCAGTCACTGGTGGTCCTAAAGCCTTCACATTGATGTTGCAAATCATTAACCATGAAGAGGAGAGAAATGAATTGGTCAATTGTAAAACAGATAGGgtttgtttacacaggcagcccaattctgatattttcttATCACTAATTGATATTTCAGAGCTGAtgtgaaaatatctgatgtgattggtcaaaagaccaattagtgtaaaaaaaaatatcacaaTTGGGCTGTCACAACGCAGCCGTAGTGTTGCAAGTGAGCCATCAAAGTGAACCTCGACATACTTTTACTTTACTTACTTCAGACACTCCCACATAAATAAGTGTAAAAACCTCAGTGCCTTTTTCTTTCTTGAACTTTTGGAGGAAGGGCAGAGGAAGGGCAGAGCACCCACCGTCAGGGCAGACGCCTGTCATTCAAATGGTTCATAATTTACATCACGACAAAAGCAGTGGTTCACTGTGGTTTCCCTAAGCGGAGACCCCACATTTCCATAAGCAGAGATATCTCCATATTGGTAGTACTGATTCACCCCTATCAGATGGCAAGGGCTCCCACCTGTTTCTCTGAAACTATGATTGGCTCCTTCAGAACGATCCAGGTGACACTCTCGTGAAGAGGTGGCGTGGTCAGTGAACCCGGGTAGGTCCAGAAGTGTAGGCTGTTCGGTAGGAGGCACTTGGGATTGAAACCTTTGAAATCTGCAACGCTTCCCTGGGTGCAAATAGAACAAAGAATAGCATGAGAAAAATGGATTAAGCCACACTTAAGATTACTCTTTTATCAAATGCCCTGTTGAATCATCCGAGTCACTCGTTAGGTGAATCATTCTTTTGCATTACGTCAGACTTACCTTAAACTTCACCATGTATAAAGCATCTGTTATCTTGTGTAAACCTCTGTGTTCATCTCCGATCTGTAAACAAAAACACCTTCCCTTTTTTAGCTCAACATTCAAACATTCGCCCAAACAGATTGTCATATCTGAGAAAATATGATGCTTTCCATAAACATTCTAAATATATTACagtagattacacacacacacacacacacaatgatatactgaaatgttttttttttaccatcatGTACTGTATGCGTActctgagtggacaaaacattaggaacaccttcctaatactaagttgcacccccttttgcctcctGGCACCCActgccataccccattcaaagacacttaaatatttcgTCTCGCACTTTCACCGTCAatcgcacacatacacaattcacgtctcaattctctcaaggcttaaaaatctctTTAGCCTTTCTCCTccgcttcatctacactgattgaagtggatttaacaagtgacaatatctttcacctggattcacctggtcagtctgtcatggaaagaaaaggtgttccaaatgttttgTACGGTCGGTGTATATGTCAATGTGTTACCAATAAGATATTTCATAAACACATACATTTTATACTATGTATTATGTAAATACATTGTCTATAAAAGTGTGCCACATATTTTTCCACATGGTACTGGTATGACTGAAGAATTTTCAACACAAACACGGGTAAAATGTTTTCGTCCTCTCTGTTCAGACATAAAATCATAACATGTTTTTACATTGTTCCTTCAGTGATTGCTGAGCTTCATTCTAATCCCTGTTAAACAGCCCTGGTGAAGCAGAAAGAGATTAAATTCCAAAGCAATTTACTGGCGGACAGATAAACAGCTGATGGCTGATGCGGGGGGAGGTAGTAAGCGGGGTACCCCGGGAGAGATCCTCTCACCTCTAAAAAGATGCCAAGGACAGCCAGACCATCGGGGGCTGCCGCTGCCTCCCCAAATGTCTTGTACTTGTCTGCGTTCCAGTGCACCAGATGAAGCTGCAGGAGGAAACGGGGAGGAGGGGCAGTAGGGTTAGGGACAAGCCTGTGCCAAGCACCCACATTCAGGGAAACACAGCTTCTTCTCAGGTACTAAACAAATCAGTTGCTTAGTACAGAGGTCAACCGAACCAAAGAAGGAAAAACTACTTCTTGGCAAATATAGATGCAGATGTACAGTGCagtcggaaattattcagaccccttgactttttccacattttgttacgttacagccctattcttAAAATCAATTAAATTATTtgttcccccctcatcaatctacacacaataccccataactacaaagcaaatttttgcaaatgtataaaaataaaaaataaaaaacataaataaactcagcaaaaaaataaacgtcctctcactgtcaactgtgtttattttcagcaaacttaacatgtgtaaatatttgtatgaacataacaagattcaacaactgagacataaactgaacaagttccacagacatgtaactaacagaaatggaataatgtgtccctgaacaaaggggggggggtcaaaatataaagtaacagtcagtagctagtgtggccaccagctgcattaagtactgcactgcatctcctcctcatggactgcaccagatttgccagttcttgctgtgagatgttagcccactcttccaccaaggcacctgaaagttcccggacatttctggaggggaatggccctagccctcaccctccgatccaacaggtcccagacgtgctcaatgggattgagatccaggctcttcactggccatggcagaacactgacattcctgtcttgcaggaaatcacgcacagaacgagcagtatggctggtggcattgtcatgctggagggtcatgacaatgccaccccgctccagagtacaggcctctgtgtaacgctcattccttcgacaatgaatgcgaatccaaccatcacccctggtgagacaaaaccgtgactcgtcagtgaagagcactttttgccagtcctgtctggtccagcgacggtgggtttgtgcccaaaggcgacgttgttgccggtgatgtctggtgaggacctgccttacaacaagcctacaggccctcagtccagcctctttcagcatattgcggacagtctgagcactgatggagggattgtgcattcctagtgtaactcgggcagttgttgttgccatcctgtacctgtgttcggatgtaccgatcctatgcatgtgttgttacacgtggtctgccactgcgaggacgatcagctgtccatcctggcTCCCTGTATCCCTGTCTTAGGCGtcacacagtacggacattgcaatttattgccctggccacatctgcagtcctcatgcctccttgcagcttgCCTAAGGAACGttgacgcagatgagcagggaccctgggcatctttcttttggtgtttttcagagtcagtacaaATGCCTCTTTATtgttctaagttttcataactgtgactttaattgcctaccgtctgtaagctgttagtgttttaaccgttccacaggtgcatgttcatgaattgtttatggttcaatgaacaagcatgggaaacagtgttaaaaccctttacaatgaagatctgtgtagttgtttggatttttacgaattatctttgaaagacagggtcctgaaaaagggatgtttttttttgctgagtttaccttatttacattcagtaccagtcaaaagctttgacacctactcattcaagggtttttctttatttttactattttccacattgtagaagaatagtgaagacatcaaaactatgaaataacacatcgactaatgtagtaaccaaacatgttaaacaaatcaaaatatatttgagatttgagattcttcaaagttgccaccctttgccttgatgacagcttgcattctctcaactaccttcacctggaatgcttttccaacagtcttgaaggagttcccacatatgctgagcacttgttggctgcttttccttcactctgcggtccaactcatcccaaaccatctcaaatgggttgagctCGGtaattgtgaaggccaggtcatctgctgcagcactccatcattctccttcttggtcaaatagcctttacacagcctggaggtgtgttgggtcattgtcctgttgaaaaagaaatgatagtgggactaagcgcaaaccagatgggatggcgtatcgctgcagaatgctgttagccatgctggttaagtgtgccttgaattctaaataaatcactgacagtgtcaccagcaaagcacccccacacctccatgcttcacggtgggaaccacaaatgcagagataatccgctcacctactctgcgtctcacaaagacacagtcgttggaaccaaaaatctcaaatttggactcatcagaccaaaggacatatttccaccggtctaatgtctattgctcgtgtttcttggcccaagcaagtattttcttattggtgtcctttagtggtgggtTGTTTGCAGTAAtgtgaccatgaaggcctgattcacgcagtctcctctgaactgttgatgttgagatgtgtgttacctgaactctgtgaagcatttatttgggcttcaatttctgaggttggtaactctaatgaacttatcctctgcaacggaggtaactttgggtcttcctttcctgtggtggtcctcatgagagccagtttcatcatagagcttgatgtttttttgcgactgcacttgaataaactttcaaagttcttgaaattttccggtttgactgaccttcatgtctaaagTAAAAATggatgtcgtttctctttgcttatttgagctgttcttgccataatatggacttggtcttttaccaaatagggctatcttctgtataacacccatcccttgtcacaacacaactgattggcttgaacacattaaggaaagaaattccacaaattaacttaagacacacctgttaattgaaatgcattccaggtgactacctcatgaagctggttgagagaatgccaagagtgtgcaaagctgtcatcaaggcaaagggtggctactttgaagaatcgaaaatatattttgatttctttaacacttttttggttactacataattccatatgtgttaattcatagtttttgtcttcactattattctacaatgtagaaaatagtaaaaataaagaaaaccccttgaatgagtaggtgtgtccaaacttttgactggtactgtaagtattcagaccctttgctaggagacttgaaattgaactcaggtgcatcctgtttccattgatcatccttgagatgtttctacaacttgattcgagtccacctgtagtaaattcaattgattggacatgacttggtaaggcacacacctgtctatataaggtcccacagttgacagtgtatatcagagcaaaaaacaaactatgaggttgaaggaattgtccgtagagctccgagacaggattgtgtctaggcacacatctggggaagggtaccaaaacatgtctgcagcattgaaggtccccaagaacagtggcctccaccattctgaaatggaagaagtttggaaccaccaagacctttcctagagctggccacctggcctaactgagcaattgggggagaagggccatggtcagggaggtgaccaagaacttgatggttactctaacagagctccagagttcctctgtggagatgggagaaccttccagaaggacaaccatctctgcagccagatggaagccactcctcagtaaaaggcacatgacagcccgcttggagtttgccaaaaggcacctgaaggactctcacaccatgccaagcgtcacgtctggagaaaacctggcaccaatccctacagtgaagcgtggtggtggcagcatcacgctgtggggatgtttttcagcagcagggactgggagactagtcaggatcgagggaaagatgaacggggcaAAGTAAAAaaggatccttgatgaaaacctgctacagagcgctcaggacctcagactggggcgaaggttcaccttccaacaggaccatgACCCTaaacacatagccaagacaacgcaggagaggcTTCAGGTCAAGTCTTTGAAAGTCCTTGACtagcccaaccagagcccggacttgaacccgatcaaacatctctggggagacctgaaaatgtgtgcagcaacgctcctcatccaacctgacagcgattgagaggatctacaaagaagaatgggagaaactcagcaaatacaggtgtgccaagcttgtaacgacatacccaagaagaatcgaggctgtaattgctgccaaaggtgcttcaacaaagtactgagtaaagagtctgaatacttacataaatgtgatatttcctttttttatGTCAAGACCTGTTTTTGCTATGGGaaattatgtgtagattgatgagggtaaacaaaaaaaaaatctattttagaatacggctgcaacgtaacaaaactTGGAAaacatcaaggggtctgaatactttccgaatgcactgcatgtcGGGGAAGATGTGGTTACCTAGGCTCCGTCTGGGTGATTAGGAGGGGGAAACGCTCACCTCTGAAGCGTAGGTCTTCCCTCCGACGGTGTGCTCTGAGCCTTGGCTGCCCTTCCCGCCCCAGTGGAAGTGGAACTGCTTCAGCCGGTAGGCGTTGTCAAGGGGGCCTGCCCTGATTACTGTCAGGGCAGAGGACGAGAGTCATTCAGCCACTGCCATGCCTCTATGCTCCTATGCCTGGCACAACACactagacaggcaggcaggaacCACCACATACCAGGCCTGGAAGAGCGACTCAACCTGGCTACACCTGCCACTGCTCATTAATCCCTCTCGCTAAGCTGATACAGATCAatgacactctgacagacacatAAGGCACCGTGTCCCGAAACCCCACACTGTTTACTACTCCTCCTAATTTGGCTAAACAGGTAATGTATTACAACAACTATGTCCTCATGATGCCTTACTTTCCCTGACATAAAACAAATGAGAGTGTATTTTGAGCATGCGTCCTGATATGCCTAGGATTTGTCCTGTAACTAACTGATCTAAttggggtggtgctggggatAAAGGCCCCAGGATAGACATTGTCTGGGCTGGGCTCTGTTAGAGACAGTGTAGGACAGGGCAGTTAGTGACAAATTCTGTCTGATACCACTGGAGCCAAGCCATGCAAAGCACACACAGGTGCACACAGTgtacccatatacacacacagcgaGATCTTTGTGATGGCAGATGAAGAGAATGCCAGAGATCAGAATGTCACAAACTATGTTTCCTTCCATCTAATTGGTGACAGATATTTATGCTAATATTCTGAAATCATTTTCCCATCAGAGATGGGTTTCCATCAAACAGACGTATTGTGTGCGTGATGACATGGTGCACATTAAAATAACTTTTatagttaaattcccatgtacataataaaataaaaaacaagttAAAATGGgcttccatcgcattttcaactctactgatggttttgtcacaaaaactgctatatagcaaatgtgcccactctggtcttggcacgtgtaCTCTAGCCAACATCTCGCAGACACAGTGCTGGCAGTCTACctacatgagattattatggataagagaaagattatttgtatttgtcaaagtgCAGCCAAAcgttgatcatcatgtcaccagaataagacccacgatatttattggaaaggagcatcaagcttagTGTTGCAAAGGCAAGTAAtagtaccagtaaactaccagaatgtgtatctttcaaggattttatgtaatctatcacaagacatctagtggctATTTTAGGTACTTCTGATTGTTTGAGGTgtctaattatctctggccctctgtgtggcctttTCATATAcaatgctcaaaaaaataaagggaacacttaaaacaacacaatgtaactccaagtcaatcacacttctgtgaaatcaaactgtccacttaggaagcaacactgattgacaataaatttcacatgctgttgtgcaaatggaatagacaacaggtggaaattat
It encodes:
- the LOC106561977 gene encoding carbonic anhydrase 7 isoform X2 — protein: MTGRHWGYGEEDGPDAWHKDYPIAHGNRQSPIDIVPEDTVYDASLPPIFVSYDHCNSINICNNGHSVTVEFDDTDDKTVIRAGPLDNAYRLKQFHFHWGGKGSQGSEHTVGGKTYASELHLVHWNADKYKTFGEAAAAPDGLAVLGIFLEIGDEHRGLHKITDALYMVKFKGSVADFKGFNPKCLLPNSLHFWTYPGSLTTPPLHESVTWIVLKEPIIVSEKQMGMFRMLLFSGEEEESRKRMENNFRPTQPLKGRKVLASFDKRDCK
- the LOC106561977 gene encoding carbonic anhydrase 7 isoform X1, which produces MTGRHWGYGEEDGPDAWHKDYPIAHGNRQSPIDIVPEDTVYDASLPPIFVSYDHCNSINICNNGHSVTVEFDDTDDKTVIRAGPLDNAYRLKQFHFHWGGKGSQGSEHTVGGKTYASELHLVHWNADKYKTFGEAAAAPDGLAVLGIFLEIGDEHRGLHKITDALYMVKFKGSVADFKGFNPKCLLPNSLHFWTYPGSLTTPPLHESVTWIVLKEPIIVSEKQTLQPGALRSPNISPQMGMFRMLLFSGEEEESRKRMENNFRPTQPLKGRKVLASFDKRDCK